GTCTCGATGAAATTATTAAACTGGACGCAAACGAAAACCCTTATGGCTGCTCTCCCAGAGTGATTGAATCACTGGAAAACTGCGACTCTTACAGTATTTATCCGGATGCCGCTCAATCAGAACTGCGCCAGAAACTCTCTTTATACACATCGATGCCGAAAGAATGTATTGTCTGTGGTGCCGGATCTGATCAGCTCATCGATTTAATTTTACGTCTTACTATTAATCCGGGCGATGAGATAATCAATCTCCCTCCTACTTTTGGAATGTACAGTTTTTATGCAAAGCTCTCACGCGCCGTGATTGTTGAAGTCGACCGGAAAGAAGATTTCAGCTTCGACTGTGCGGAAGTATTGAATCATATCAATCCGCGCACCCGCCTTATCTTTTTAGCCAATCCAAATAATCCATCTGGCAACACTGCGCCAAAACAGGATATTCAAGTAATTTTGGAAACCGGAGTCCTGGTAGTGGTTGATGAGGCTTATTACGAATTTTGTGGGGAAACCGTTGCGCCGTGGGTTGAGCGGTACGATAATCTAGTGGTACTAAGAACTTTCAGTAAATGGGCAGGGCTCGCCGGGTTAAGAGTAGGTTATGGTATTTTCCCCCAATACATGGCTGACTACCTGATGCGGATAAAAGACCCGTACGCAATCACAGTAGCCGGCCAAACTGCAGCAATTGCCTCTTTGGAAGACAAGGAATTATTATTACAAAGAATTGAAAGCATA
The nucleotide sequence above comes from Dehalococcoidales bacterium. Encoded proteins:
- the hisC gene encoding histidinol-phosphate transaminase is translated as MDDPGPLNRIRTDLREFASYSAHTSPDLMKKKFGLSLDEIIKLDANENPYGCSPRVIESLENCDSYSIYPDAAQSELRQKLSLYTSMPKECIVCGAGSDQLIDLILRLTINPGDEIINLPPTFGMYSFYAKLSRAVIVEVDRKEDFSFDCAEVLNHINPRTRLIFLANPNNPSGNTAPKQDIQVILETGVLVVVDEAYYEFCGETVAPWVERYDNLVVLRTFSKWAGLAGLRVGYGIFPQYMADYLMRIKDPYAITVAGQTAAIASLEDKELLLQRIESIIFERERLFGKLSILEGLTPTPSKANFILCRLHNGGAAHVTEQLKQRGILVRYFNTPGLRDYFRISVGRPEQNDIALESIREILGEDTQW